DNA sequence from the Orcinus orca chromosome 2, mOrcOrc1.1, whole genome shotgun sequence genome:
TTCTCGAAGCCATTAAGCCCACCCAGCATCAAACTGCTTGAGTGTCTTCCAGGGGCTGCAAGGAAGCGctaggcggggggagggggaggggacgcAGCCTTTCCTCACCCCTGGCAGCAGGCTACCCCAGCTCTAAGGCcagtttcctctccctctctcctttgcgGGGGCTGTGACTGGCTCCCTAACCCCCTGATCCCCCAGGAGAGGATGCATCGGAGGACCAGGCACCTGCGCTCTTGTCCAGGAAGTAGGCCAGGAGACAGCGCAGGACGGCCTGGTGGCAGATGACCAGCACGTTCTCCTGCCGCTCCAGCTCCATgatcacaggctccaggcgcTGGACCAGGTCCTGGTAGGACTGCAAGGCAGAGGGACGGGGCACCGAGTTGGAGCAGAAGCCTGGCATCCGTGGCCACACCTCTCCCACTTATACACCAGAGACCACACGATGGATCCTCTGTCAacctccccccctccgccaccatCCGTGTGCTGCATTCCTCCCGGGCACTGGGGGACCCACCCCAACTGCCCTCTCCCTCTCACTGCTCCttcctgaccctcaccctccaccaggaaagTGAGGGAACGGGGCCCTGACACACACTACAGCGCATAACAGCCCTGAACACGTTATACAGAGTGAAAGACCACAGGGTGTACGATTCCACTGAcgtgaaacgtccagaacagggaACTCCAGAGACAGAACGCAGACTCACAGTTGtcgggggctgggggggaggaaCTGGGACTGACTGCTAAAAGGCTGTGGTTTATTTATGGAGCGAtggaatgttctagaattagtggtgatagctgcacaatattgtgaaatataagaaaaaccACTGACCTGTACACTTTGGTTAAAATGGTGACTTTTATatgatgtgaattttatctcaataaaagaaaattgaaaaagaagggGTAGGCCTGTACCTTTAAGACCACCGAGGTTCCCTCCACCCCTAGTCCCCTCTCTCACTAAGCAGGTCCCAGGGAACAAGGGCCTGGGAGGGACCAGGGACAGCGTCCTGGGCTCCAGGGAACTGACACGCTGAGCGGAAGGAAGCACCCACTGGGTGTCACCAGGCTGAGCCTGCGGAGACCCCAGAGCACCGCCTACAGCTGGACTCTCCGTTCAGTGCTGCAGGCAGCTGCTCGCTCAGCCCGAGGGGGCCACACAGCCTCAGGGTCCCTCCACTAGCATCGATGGAGTCAGTACAAGTGACTTGCTGACGTGTCTGCCATGTCGCCCACAGTCAAGGGGGCCCTTGTGTCCAGTGAATCACCATCCAggactgtttttctttcctgagttGTCATGTACGTCATTGGAGAAAGACATCTGTCCCTGCTGCTTGTGGGAAACACAACTGTGCTTCTCTGGGAGCTGTTTACAAGGTCCAACTCGGGAAGACTCGATTCAAAGGCAGACGGGCCAGGGCGAGCATCGGTACAGGGTAGCGGGGTGGACGCAGGGGCCCTTCCTCCCCGGAGTCACCAGTAACGGGTCCCTCCAGGTCCCTAGCAGCCCGCCTCCCCAGCCTCGCCAGACACAGTAGCCTCAGAAGGACCAGCTCAGCTCCCTGCCCACAGCACCCCAGCCACCTGCCCATCACTTGCCCAGCGCACACAGGCCCGAGCCAGAGACGCAGAGGGAGCGGGCGGCACGCACCTCCCCGGTGGGGTAGCGGTAGTAGTACTTGTCCTGCTCGCGCAGCGCGTACTCCTCGGGGTAGGTGTCTTTGATCTCCTCGTAGGTCATCTCCTCACAGACGCCCTGGGGGGAACACCCAGAGGTCACTCGAGGGAATACCCGCCACGGCCGCCCCGACCTGGCCAGCGCAGCCCCTGCAGGTGGGAAGCGCTCAGGACTGCCGGCGGCTCCCGGCCCCGGACTCACGGCGTCAATCTCGTTGAGCGCCTTCCACTGCTCGTAGGGGAGCTGCAGGGCCTCCGCCGTCTGGATGGTGCTCTTCAGCTGGCTGGTCCACACCTTGAGGTCCTTCAGGTTCTGCTCCTCCACAAACTTGCTCAGGGCATTGgcgaactgggggtgggggggagacagCAGACAGGATGAGGGGCTCACGCCGGACCAccagctctgcccctccctcccagagaAACAGTGCAGGGCCGGTCCCCGTGCACAATGGGGTCGGCCACACTGTCTTCACTGCTGGTGAGGGGGGCCTGGGAGCAGCCACTGCACATGTAGCCCCTCCCctcggacacacacacacacacacccccctccccacaggcTCAAGAgaccctccaccctccccagacacatatacgtacacacacagacacacgtgcATATACATACCCAGAggaacacacacagacatacatgcacatgtacacacaagggcacagagacacagggacacacacacacggagacgCACGCAGGGACGCACAGCCCCACCCCTCGGCCTCCTGCCCCATCCCCGCACTCCTCCTACCTTCCTGCCTCTGCTGGACAGGCCCGAGTCCCCTCCGATCTTGCCCTGGAGGTTGTGCTCGCTCTCCCCGTGCCGGCACAGGTAGATGGTGCGGGGCTGCACGTGGATGTTCATCAGGTAGTACACGATGCGGCTCTGGATGTGGTCCTGGACCCTGTTCACCAGGAACCGCCGGCCCACGTCGATCACCTTGATCAGGGACAGGTCCCTGCACAGGAGGGCGACCAGCGCGTCAGAACACTGGACAGCACAGCCGGGGCAAGGCCCCGACGCCGCCCCAGCCCCACTGCCGAGACTCAGCCCCAACCGATCCGCAGTGTCagctcctggggacacagacgGAACCTCTCTTCTCTGAGAGTCAGGGGGTCTGAGTCTGTAATTCCCGCAGAGGAGTGAGCGCGGGAGAGGCTGGCTGGCCTCCCAGAGCACggggaaagaaaagcaagaggaTGGAAAAGAAAGCAAGGGAAACATCAAAGGACAGGAGCAAGACGGGGCTCAAATATTCCCTTTCCACACTTGTACACAGTGTCTACAACACTGAATATGTCATCAAGAGTTTTCTTTAAGATACTTAAAAAAACAGTTTATAAAAGTATCCAGGAGCAAATGCTTCGTGGGAACATCAAGAATAATATTCAAAGCCCTGAAGCAGGTGGCTCAGACGGTCTCCTCTTAGGAATTACCTGTCACATTTATCGGGGTCGAGGGGCTGGTAGCTGGCTTCATAGCAATTAATTCTCTTCATGAAATCGTCCATAGCTTCTGCTGAGTTGCAGTCTTTGTAATCCGGGCTGGAGATTTTCACTTCCTGTAACACCACAAAGAGGCAGCTGATAAATCATGCTGGAAGGCTTTCTGCTTAGAATGAAGCAGGATTTGGGGCTCGCAAATGGGGAAAAGCACAGACGGGCTCAGAACGATGATGACCCTACCCAgcgttttaagagaaaaaaaaaagagatatggcTGGACGCTGAGTCATAACCCCATGCTTCCACGGGGAGAGCACCCAGGGCAGACAGAGCCTCTCAGCCTGGAAGGGCGAACACAGGAAATCCACGCAGATTCTAATGAGCCCCTCTGAATGGGCCCCGATTCGGGATCAATCCAGGAGCCAGGTCACTACCAGACAACCCAGCCTTCAATTCAGCTGAGTTCCCATAAGCACCTACAGCGTTCACCCCACCAAGCGGAGGTTGTCCGTAAGCAAAAGTGCACCGGGAGGTGCTGGTGGTGCCCTGGTCCCACGTGCCAGGCAGGATTCCTCCTCCACTGCCCAGAGGTGGGGGCAGCACGCACTTGTCGCCGGTCCCCAATGGATGCTTCTCCGCCTGGACTGCGTGTCCTGTCCTCCTGCCCAAGGCTTGCTCTCATGGGACAGAGACGGAGGAGAAATGCCCCTCGGGCCTGCCATCCCCTATAACTGACCAATAAGCCTGAGCAACCTGGCAGATTTCAGGGAAACTGCCAGGATGTGTTAATGCATGTGCTCTTTTCGTCCTCAACAACGACCACAACCATAAAAGAGAGGCAGGCACGCTGCAAAATCCAAGTTCAGCGGGGAGTTTCATGGGTGCATGGTTACGTTccgggaagatgaaaaagttctggaggtggatgctGGGGATGGCTTCCCAGCAATGTGAATGTGCTGAGTGTCACGGAGCTGAGCACTTAAAAACGGCCCAAATGGTAccttttatattatgtatattttagcacaatttaaaaaaaaaatctcagttcaCAAACCCCTTTCTCCAGCACAGCCTTTGCATAAAAAGCACAACAGAAAGGCCTAAAAACTGCAAAGTTGCTTTGAGGCTTCATCAGAGAAAGAGATCTCTGAACACAGAGAGGGTCGGGGCAAACAGATCCACGGATTCACAGAGGATGAGACAGAGTTTCTGGCCAAAGCGAGTGTAGACGGCTCACTGGGGAAAAACGATTCTGCAGCTGCACTCTGCTTCCCTACCAAGTGGAAATGGTAGAACCAAACCAAAGAAATACAGCAAAACCCTTTGTTTAGAGCATGGAAACTTCCGTTTCCTCCTACTCTGAGCCTCTTCCTTTGGGGCCACTGAAACCAATCTGGACTGATTTTCTACCATTTCAATAGCTCTTCCTGAAATATGAACTCATTTCTGAGAAATGCGTGTAAATATTCCCACTGCCTTGGAGAAAAGGCCCAACACCAAAAGCTAACTAACTCCCAGCATCCCTTTAAAGGATGCGCACTTGTATGCGGCCAAACTCTAGCGCTCCCTGTAGAAGTGTCGGACCAGCTTTTCTTTACAGGTAACGTCTTACTCTGATGTATTTAAGCTGGAGAAGAAATTATCTACGATATAAGAAAGGGAACTGCGGTGAAGTCTTCATAGTAACTGTTTCCGTTTATGAGCTATTGctatcaaataaaatttaagaattaatCAAATTAAACTGCCAATTACCCTCAATTTACCCAGGCAACTTCCCCTTGGTACAGGGAGAGGAGCAGGAAGATGGTTTAACCACCCACATTCTTCCCAAATTTGGGAATTCTGCCTTCTGTCCGCTGAGTCCTACGTGCTTTTGTCAATACACAACCGTTCTTACCTACCAGGGGCCTTTAGAACAAAAGAGACCAGCCTGCTACCTCCTTTCCCGACCGGAGGGGTGAGGTGCTCTTTGCCCTAAGCAGTCCCATCACCCCCCAACTGCCAGGCTCCTGCCACCAACAGAGACTGTTCGAGGTTCCCCAATTTCTCTCTTATGTCCCACAAAGACAGCTTTCTGCCAACCATCTGAAAGGACCTTGATAAAGCCAGTCCAAGTCACAGAATGTGCTTTTAAGTTAAATACCGCTCTGTCCTTCTGACCCCCCGATCCCTCCTCAGACAAAATCAACAACCAGCTGGGAGAGCCAGCTCTTTCTCAGGGTGGCTTCTCTGGGCCGACCCAGTCCCTCACTTTTCTCAGATTAGCACACTACAAAGGGTCTTACCATGATGTTGGAGGCCACAACTGTAGGATCATCACACACAGACTCAATGAAAAACACCTGGGATGAAGCAAGACAGAAACGCTAAGAAACAACAAATGTGGTAACACAAAGGGCCAACTTTGGTATCACTGTGATGTCACTACCACACTGGAGCAGAAAGGACCCCACTCATAAATCCCCAAATACAGAAAAAGGAACCAGCCACTCAGTCCTGAGTCCTCTGCACCCGCCCCCAATAGAGGGATGCTCCCCCTCCCTAGTCGCTGTAACCCCCAAGAACCCCCACCAGTCAGGCCCAATCTGTAGGCAGCAAAACCCAGGCAGCGGGAGGGGAAGGCCCGAGCACGGAGCACAGGTGCTCCAGACACAGGAACCAGCCAATCCCTGTGGGGCTTCCCTTGCTCCCGCGCGCTCCGAGGCGAGACGAGAAATCAGGCTCACCTTGAAATCATTTTCTTTGGCAAAATGAAGGATCATGTGTCTCCTCTCTCTAGTAGTATTGGTGGCGTCAAAAACCTGGCAGGGAGAAAGAAGGGCAGTGAACAGAGCCCAGTTTGAGTTGAACAGTGTTTACCAAACCACCAGAGGTCAGGCCTGGTACTTCCTGGGGCTCCAGGAGAGACCTCACCCTCCCAGGCCCCCCACTGCCTCCTCCTGCACTCAAGGATGGAAGGGGAGGGATGGGAAGAGAACTTAAAGCAAAGGAACAACAGCCATACGCAGGGGAGGGAGCACAAGGAAGGGACGCTGGCTCCCTCGGCTGCAGCCGCCCCAGGTCCAGCTGCCTGTGCCCCCGAGTCCGCCGGACGATCACCTTCCCCCCGAGTCCCTGTGCTGCCCTTGCCCCCTGCTTCCCTCACAGCTCAGGCCAGACACCTGTCCCCACTGGAGGTGTCCCCACGCAGCTCTGACTacattccctccctcccagggcacCATCCCGCTGGGATCGGAGACAGGGCTTATACTCCAGGCTTACTGCAATTTGGCCCCCTTCCTTCGTCAGGTAACTTTTGACATCTCTCAAGGCAGCCAGCGCACACTGCCTGCAACACACAGAAAGAGCATGGGCGCATCAGAGCCGGGCCGTCGCAGGAGGACGCGCAGGCACCCCCAATTCACCCCAACGAGCAGGGTGACCTGTGATTCTATGGCTAAACTGCTCAGGCAGGCAGGACCGTCAGGCCCGAGGCCCCCGATGGGAGGCCCGAGGCCCCCGATGGGAGCCCCGCACACACGGCTGCGGCACTTGGGACTCGGCCTCGTGCCGGCTGCACACTGAAATTCCCCTGGGAGCTTTCAAAACACGGATGCCCGGGTCCTGCCCACAAATGCCCACTGTACCCATCTGGGCAGGGCTGCGCCCAGCTCCCAAGTGATTCTAAAGTGCAGCTGTCACACTTCAGTTCCCTGGTCACTTGGAGCTGAAAAGAAAATCCTTTTCCCACGTAAACAGATGATTTTGCAGGAAAATGATTTAGCTCATTCCTAATGAGATGTTGTTGTCGGACAGCGGGATCAGTGGGGCTCAGAGGCCGAGAGGCTCCTGCTGATACACAAGGAGGGGGACCAGCTGCCTCTCTCTCACCCAACCTGGTGCTACAGAGCGCCCGTCCCCCTCCGCCCACCGCAGCCCGGGCCTCACTTGCGGACTTTCATGGCCTCCTCATTGTCCGGGCGGAAGAAGTTGTAGGAGCTGTACTGCTTCACGGCCTCCCGGCGGTACTCGCCCACGTTGAACACTGGATGGAAAAGAAAGGTCCCTTAGCTGACCACGCTGACCACCAGAAGGGCCTCCCACGGTCAGGATCGCtctttccagaaaagaaaagcaagccgGCACATGACTTGAATAAGATCCCGATAAGACCCGGAAACCAGACAGTGGGCTCTGCGTCCTGCGCCAGTATCGCTTGGCCTGCAAGGCTGCCCAGCTCCCCCAAACCCAGGACCGTGTTTCTCCAGGGTTGCCTCCCATGGCCCAGCCTCCAGGCCGGCCTCTCCAGGCCGGGGCTGGAGCCTGAGCCTGAGAGCAGGTGGCAGCCACAGGCCTAGTGAAAATCGGGGCCATGATGTTCACCAACGCACTGGGGGTGGAGAGAGTGAGGGCTCATACGCATGGCCGGGGCCACAGCAGCCACTCTGCAGATCAGCAGCCCGCGCCCAGGGTGGGCAGTGGGCGCTGAGCCAGTGCTTAGTGTAGGAAGCACTGCGCTGGGCACAGGGCGGGGTGGGCAGCAAACGTGAAAAATCAGTCCCCGTGCTCAACACCCCCCGTGTAGGTGGGAAGACCGGCAAAGATTCGCAAAAATATAATCAATAGTACAGAGCACTTTATGACAGTCAGTGGAGGAGTGTCACAACTAAGGGCTTGGGGAACTTAAAGGAAAAGATCCACACAGACTGcggtggtcagagaaggcttcttggaggaggtgagggctgAGCTGGGCAGGATGCAGGGCAGTGGGAACCAGACAGCAGCCAGTGGAAAGAGACCCTCCCCCTCCCATACACAGCGGGGTGTGCATACAGGGTGGAGGGCGACACAGCCGGAAAGGAAAGTGTGTCCCTCGACTACAGGGACAGCACCCTGTCAGATGGCCCTGCAAAGAGAGCCCCAGCAGCTGGAGAGGGAAAGGCCATTCTTTTtatggggggggggtggtcaTGGCAAGCAGGAGGGTGCCCTCAGCCTGACAGCCCCGGCCTGGGGGCGCAGGCTCACCTTTCGTGGGGACGCCAATCCAGTTGAGGTAGCGGGTCAGCTTCTTGGAGATGTACGTCTTCCCCCGGGCTGGGAGGCCCACCATGACGATCACCGTTGGGGAGTTGGTGAGCTTTGGCCCACAGGCTGGGGAGAGCAACACAGAAAGGGCCATGAATAAAGCAGCCAGCGGGGCCCACGACAGGCTTTAAAGAATTccacgagggacttccctggcagtccagcagttaagactccgtgctcccaatgcagggggcatgggttcgatccctggtcagggagctaagatcctgcaagcctcacggtgcggcaaaaaaaaagaagagaaaagaaaagaaagaattccaCGGAAACACAGCTTTCATTCCCACCTCAAAGCCCCTACATTTTACAATCCAGCGGGACTGGGCCCCTGGTGGCCAGAGCCCTTGGTCACACAGCTCCCTCTTGCTTTGAGGTCCATACGGCAGGGACCCCAAATTCCCAGCCTGACACCTGAGGGCCCAAAACCCAACCAGGAACAAATTACTAACCCCAGAGCAGAAAGCACCCCTGGGGGTGTAAGGCTCACCAGTGATGATGAGGTTATCAGTAGGAGAGGTTGTTTCTGATGCAACATAACATGTAAATCGAGGCGGCAAGTAGgagccctggggggtggggcccCAGCGGCGGCCAAATTACAGACAGAAGCCTATTGTCAATGTCCGCACCGCCATGCACGAAGTCTGCACGGCCTTcctaaaataagtaatttttaaaaggcaattttCACAAGTAAGAGTTTATCAAATGCAAGTAGGTCAGGGACCCGGAGGTTGACTCCCACAAATTTATCTGTCCCTGAGactctcctgccccttcctgctCCCCGCTTCCACCAGGTCACATGGGCCCCGGCAGGGGTCCCGGAAACCCAGAGCGTCTTGCCTGACTTTGCTGAAAGTCAAAGGGGATTTGCAAAATCCCCTCCTGACTTTGCTGCTGAACCACTGTCCCACGTTCCTCAGAATCTCAACAAAACAGCAGGGAGAGAGGTTTTCACTGGGTTTGAAGAAAGCAGCCCGAAGAaccctgttctggacatttcaggtGCAGTGTTTCCTCGGCTGGTGTCTTGCCCCTGAGATGCTCCGGCATCCTGGTGACGAGAGTGTTCTCGAGCCTGGGGCTGCCCATGGGAGCCAGAGACCAGCCGCTGCCCGCTCCCTGACCCGCagatgggaggcagggagggccaCCAGGCCACTGACAGCACAGGCTTGAGGAGATGCCTCCTCTTAAGCTGGACACCCCGACACAGCCCCATGATGCTGGGCCTGGGTGGCCAAACTGAGGTCACGTGTCCAAACACCGGCCGTGCTGTTGCAGGGTCTGCTCCTGGACCTGCAGGCTGGGGCCACAGAGGCAGCCAGCACCGCACACAGGGGCTGTGTCTCCTTTCATGTTTCTAGACCATCGGTGACCTTCTCCACACAGAGCGAGGAGAAGGCAAAAGGCCATCGGGAGGCCAGGAGACACGAGGGAGCCACAGAAACCCCTGGCTGGGATTCCCCAGCAGCCATCGGCCGGGAACAAACAGGTTCCTAGAAGACAGAGGCCATTTCCCTGCCCTGCGTCAGCGCACGAGTGGGGCAAAGACGCGCCGGTCGGCCACGTGTCACTCTGGCAACTGCAGGTGACACATGAGAAAGTGAAAGTGTCCTCGCCTGTGCCTGGAAACGATACTCATTctgctcacccttcccccaagccaCCGGTTTTCCCCTGGTCTTATCTGATGTCCCCACATGCCACTGCTCTCAAGAGCATCGCACACAGAGACAGACGTGCGcacgtgcacgcgcacacacacacacacacactctcagcTGTGCACATACATGGAATACTTTTGTTGGACTCATGCcaaggaaacagagacagaggcTGACTGATTTATCAAATCGGGGATTACTTCTATATCCACTAATCGTATGCACAAATCTCTGGCAGTAGGACacttggggaggaaaaaaaaaaaccccataaagaCACGGCAGAGTAGATATCTGAAGCCAAAAATTCAAGCTGGATCTCAAACCCAAACAAACCATCCCTCCTTTGTCTGGCGAAGCAGAAATGAttcctctcttcctttggctTCTTGCGTGAGATTCAGAGAGCTGCCAGAGGGATGGCCAAAGGTGCCTGCAGCTGCCCCTCCGCCCAGGGGTCCCCAAGACAGAAGGGAAACCACGAAACCTTGTGGCTAAACCTTCGGGTTTTACTCTTCTTCATCCctgtcccctcttttttttaaactcacgACACATCTCAAAGTGCTTCCACGGTCCTATAATCACCTGCCTCTGCTTCAGTTCCCCTCTGactctcagtttcttcttctctgcAGACCTTTTTAACCCTCCCACCTCTCATACCTTCCTCCCTGGAGCTCTGCCTTTTCGTCTTCCTCCCCAACAGCACAGGGATTTTCACAAGATTTTCCAAAAAGTACTTGTGTGTAAGGGGATACACAGAGGTTAGTGGGGTAAAGAAGCAGTCGTCTGAAGCCCCTGGACAGAGGCTGCATTCGCAGGTTCCAATTCCAGCCCTGCTCCCTGACTGAGCTGCTAACCTCTCTGATCTATGTAACCCACTGCCTCAAGCAGGCAGGACAGCTGTCCCGGCCCGCGGCATGGACACCACAACGCAGgctcagaaaataaaagaaaccaatgGAAGACACTGCCGCTGCTCCCATACCTCCTGCAAGCTTTCTTCTACTCAGAGGCGCTCCTAAATGTTAACCTCAAAAAGATGCCACATCACTTGTGCTCTTTCCCTACGAGTAGGTAAGTCATGTTTCAGTGCCGAGTTTCAGGGGAACTAATGGAAGACTGACGGCCAAGCTGTAGCTGTAGACAGGGCCAGTGCTCAGGATAGCCCCATGGAAGTTCCACGGCCGGGTGTCTACAGTAACCATGGCAACCTGCTCCCCTGCCGCTGCCCGGCAAGGGCTGTGACACTGCGGTGATGCCACTGCCCAAGAAGGGCTCTCTGGGGAATGGGTCCATGTGATTGGCCCTGGACTGTGCTCCGCTGGACACAAACTCTCTCCTGAGATCACACCAGCCCAGAGAGTCTGCTTGGTCCGTGTTAAGAATAcacatctagggacttccctggcggtccagttgtggAGACTTCGCCTTCTGATGCAGGGcctgtgggtttgatccctggtcaggaagctaagatcccacatgcctcgtggccaaaacaccaaaacataaatcagaagcaatgttg
Encoded proteins:
- the PFKFB3 gene encoding 6-phosphofructo-2-kinase/fructose-2,6-bisphosphatase 3 isoform X7, translated to MVGLPARGKTYISKKLTRYLNWIGVPTKVFNVGEYRREAVKQYSSYNFFRPDNEEAMKVRKQCALAALRDVKSYLTKEGGQIAVFDATNTTRERRHMILHFAKENDFKVFFIESVCDDPTVVASNIMEVKISSPDYKDCNSAEAMDDFMKRINCYEASYQPLDPDKCDRDLSLIKVIDVGRRFLVNRVQDHIQSRIVYYLMNIHVQPRTIYLCRHGESEHNLQGKIGGDSGLSSRGRKFANALSKFVEEQNLKDLKVWTSQLKSTIQTAEALQLPYEQWKALNEIDAGVCEEMTYEEIKDTYPEEYALREQDKYYYRYPTGESYQDLVQRLEPVIMELERQENVLVICHQAVLRCLLAYFLDKSAEEMPYLKCPLHAVLKLTPVAYGCRVESIYLNVESVSTHRERSEDAKKGPNPLMRRNSVTPLASPEPTKKPRINSFEEHVASTSAALPTCLPPEVPTQLPGQPLLGKACLRTVCHIFSKFSPY
- the PFKFB3 gene encoding 6-phosphofructo-2-kinase/fructose-2,6-bisphosphatase 3 isoform X3, with amino-acid sequence MPLELTQSRVQKIWIPVDHRPSLPRSCGPKLTNSPTVIVMVGLPARGKTYISKKLTRYLNWIGVPTKVFNVGEYRREAVKQYSSYNFFRPDNEEAMKVRKQCALAALRDVKSYLTKEGGQIAVFDATNTTRERRHMILHFAKENDFKVFFIESVCDDPTVVASNIMEVKISSPDYKDCNSAEAMDDFMKRINCYEASYQPLDPDKCDRDLSLIKVIDVGRRFLVNRVQDHIQSRIVYYLMNIHVQPRTIYLCRHGESEHNLQGKIGGDSGLSSRGRKFANALSKFVEEQNLKDLKVWTSQLKSTIQTAEALQLPYEQWKALNEIDAGVCEEMTYEEIKDTYPEEYALREQDKYYYRYPTGESYQDLVQRLEPVIMELERQENVLVICHQAVLRCLLAYFLDKSAEEMPYLKCPLHAVLKLTPVAYGCRVESIYLNVESVSTHRERSEDAKKGPNPLMRRNSVTPLASPEPTKKPRINSFEEHVASTSAALPTCLPPEVPTQLPGQPLLGKACFRT
- the PFKFB3 gene encoding 6-phosphofructo-2-kinase/fructose-2,6-bisphosphatase 3 isoform X2; protein product: MPLELTQSRVQKIWIPVDHRPSLPRSCGPKLTNSPTVIVMVGLPARGKTYISKKLTRYLNWIGVPTKVFNVGEYRREAVKQYSSYNFFRPDNEEAMKVRKQCALAALRDVKSYLTKEGGQIAVFDATNTTRERRHMILHFAKENDFKVFFIESVCDDPTVVASNIMEVKISSPDYKDCNSAEAMDDFMKRINCYEASYQPLDPDKCDRDLSLIKVIDVGRRFLVNRVQDHIQSRIVYYLMNIHVQPRTIYLCRHGESEHNLQGKIGGDSGLSSRGRKFANALSKFVEEQNLKDLKVWTSQLKSTIQTAEALQLPYEQWKALNEIDAGVCEEMTYEEIKDTYPEEYALREQDKYYYRYPTGESYQDLVQRLEPVIMELERQENVLVICHQAVLRCLLAYFLDKSAEEMPYLKCPLHAVLKLTPVAYGCRVESIYLNVESVSTHRERSEDAKKGPNPLMRRNSVTPLASPEPTKKPRINSFEEHVASTSAALPTCLPPEVPTQLPGQNMKGSPSGAEASRTH
- the PFKFB3 gene encoding 6-phosphofructo-2-kinase/fructose-2,6-bisphosphatase 3 isoform X6; the protein is MPFRKACGPKLTNSPTVIVMVGLPARGKTYISKKLTRYLNWIGVPTKVFNVGEYRREAVKQYSSYNFFRPDNEEAMKVRKQCALAALRDVKSYLTKEGGQIAVFDATNTTRERRHMILHFAKENDFKVFFIESVCDDPTVVASNIMEVKISSPDYKDCNSAEAMDDFMKRINCYEASYQPLDPDKCDRDLSLIKVIDVGRRFLVNRVQDHIQSRIVYYLMNIHVQPRTIYLCRHGESEHNLQGKIGGDSGLSSRGRKFANALSKFVEEQNLKDLKVWTSQLKSTIQTAEALQLPYEQWKALNEIDAGVCEEMTYEEIKDTYPEEYALREQDKYYYRYPTGESYQDLVQRLEPVIMELERQENVLVICHQAVLRCLLAYFLDKSAEEMPYLKCPLHAVLKLTPVAYGCRVESIYLNVESVSTHRERSEDAKKGPNPLMRRNSVTPLASPEPTKKPRINSFEEHVASTSAALPTCLPPEVPTQLPGQPLLGKACLRTVCHIFSKFSPY
- the PFKFB3 gene encoding 6-phosphofructo-2-kinase/fructose-2,6-bisphosphatase 3 isoform X1, with amino-acid sequence MPLELTQSRVQKIWIPVDHRPSLPRSCGPKLTNSPTVIVMVGLPARGKTYISKKLTRYLNWIGVPTKVFNVGEYRREAVKQYSSYNFFRPDNEEAMKVRKQCALAALRDVKSYLTKEGGQIAVFDATNTTRERRHMILHFAKENDFKVFFIESVCDDPTVVASNIMEVKISSPDYKDCNSAEAMDDFMKRINCYEASYQPLDPDKCDRDLSLIKVIDVGRRFLVNRVQDHIQSRIVYYLMNIHVQPRTIYLCRHGESEHNLQGKIGGDSGLSSRGRKFANALSKFVEEQNLKDLKVWTSQLKSTIQTAEALQLPYEQWKALNEIDAGVCEEMTYEEIKDTYPEEYALREQDKYYYRYPTGESYQDLVQRLEPVIMELERQENVLVICHQAVLRCLLAYFLDKSAEEMPYLKCPLHAVLKLTPVAYGCRVESIYLNVESVSTHRERSEDAKKGPNPLMRRNSVTPLASPEPTKKPRINSFEEHVASTSAALPTCLPPEVPTQLPGQQNMKGSPSGAEASRTH
- the PFKFB3 gene encoding 6-phosphofructo-2-kinase/fructose-2,6-bisphosphatase 3 isoform X4 — encoded protein: MPLELTQSRVQKIWIPVDHRPSLPRSCGPKLTNSPTVIVMVGLPARGKTYISKKLTRYLNWIGVPTKVFNVGEYRREAVKQYSSYNFFRPDNEEAMKVRKQCALAALRDVKSYLTKEGGQIAVFDATNTTRERRHMILHFAKENDFKVFFIESVCDDPTVVASNIMEVKISSPDYKDCNSAEAMDDFMKRINCYEASYQPLDPDKCDRDLSLIKVIDVGRRFLVNRVQDHIQSRIVYYLMNIHVQPRTIYLCRHGESEHNLQGKIGGDSGLSSRGRKFANALSKFVEEQNLKDLKVWTSQLKSTIQTAEALQLPYEQWKALNEIDAGVCEEMTYEEIKDTYPEEYALREQDKYYYRYPTGESYQDLVQRLEPVIMELERQENVLVICHQAVLRCLLAYFLDKSAEEMPYLKCPLHAVLKLTPVAYGCRVESIYLNVESVSTHRERSEDAKKGPNPLMRRNSVTPLASPEPTKKPRINSFEEHVASTSAALPTCLPPEVPTQLPGQPLLGKACLT
- the PFKFB3 gene encoding 6-phosphofructo-2-kinase/fructose-2,6-bisphosphatase 3 isoform X9 codes for the protein MPLELTQSRVQKIWIPVDHRPSLPRSCGPKLTNSPTVIVMVGLPARGKTYISKKLTRYLNWIGVPTKVFNVGEYRREAVKQYSSYNFFRPDNEEAMKVRKQCALAALRDVKSYLTKEGGQIAVFDATNTTRERRHMILHFAKENDFKVFFIESVCDDPTVVASNIMEVKISSPDYKDCNSAEAMDDFMKRINCYEASYQPLDPDKCDRDLSLIKVIDVGRRFLVNRVQDHIQSRIVYYLMNIHVQPRTIYLCRHGESEHNLQGKIGGDSGLSSRGRKFANALSKFVEEQNLKDLKVWTSQLKSTIQTAEALQLPYEQWKALNEIDAGVCEEMTYEEIKDTYPEEYALREQDKYYYRYPTGESYQDLVQRLEPVIMELERQENVLVICHQAVLRCLLAYFLDKSAEEMPYLKCPLHAVLKLTPVAYGCRVESIYLNVESVSTHRERSEDAKKGPNPLMRRNSVTPLASPEPTKKPRINSFEEHVASTSAALPTCLPPEVPTQLPGQPLLGKACLRTVCHIFSKFSPY